One genomic window of Tetrapisispora phaffii CBS 4417 chromosome 13, complete genome includes the following:
- the PRP38 gene encoding U4/U6-U5 snRNP complex subunit PRP38 (similar to Saccharomyces cerevisiae PRP38 (YGR075C); ancestral locus Anc_3.138) gives MSHEFAVEAYLSSKQLNNQSVSLVIPRLTRDKIHNSMYYKVNLTDNSLRGNTVLQLSKVIVRDLGTLLNGSSQQLNVIGGVEFKCILMKLVEMRPTWEQLLSLLNIDNDFNSVGTVGEFDNKYITALVLTYIRIQYHFINSDHQLFNKCKKLFKLYMNDYRKLKSIAFGTNCWSMSQAIDVGIGHIDELVEWLATKNDIWGLPLAMCSWCNLDEASESESESTADSDSESN, from the coding sequence ATGTCGCATGAGTTTGCTGTCGAGGCTTACTTGTCTTCCAAACAGTTGAATAACCAATCTGTCTCGTTAGTGATTCCTCGATTAACGAGAGACAAAATCCACAATTCAATGTACTATAAAGTGAACCTAACTGACAACTCATTAAGAGGAAACACAGTGTTACAATTGTCTAAGGTGATAGTACGAGATCTGGGAACTTTGCTAAATGGCAGTAGTCAACAATTGAATGTAATTGGTGGTGTTGAATTTAAATGCATATTGATGAAGTTGGTTGAAATGCGACCTACTTGGGAGCAACTGTTGAGTTTGcttaatattgataatgattTCAATAGTGTGGGGACTGTTGGGGAGTTCGATAATAAATACATTACAGCATTGGTGTTGACATATATTAGGATACAATAccattttataaattcaGACCATCAGCTTTTTAATAAGTGTAAGAAgctatttaaattatatatgaatGATTATAGGAAACTGAAATCCATTGCTTTCGGTACCAACTGTTGGTCGATGTCACAAGCTATCGATGTTGGGATAGGACATATAGATGAGCTTGTGGAATGGCTGGCTACGAAGAATGATATTTGGGGACTGCCACTTGCAATGTGTTCATGGTGTAACCTTGATGAAGCCAGTGAGAGTGAGAGTGAGAGTACCGCTGATTCAGACTCTGAATCAAATTAA
- the THP1 gene encoding Thp1p (similar to Saccharomyces cerevisiae THP1 (YOL072W); ancestral locus Anc_3.141): MQYSLAIFFQELSDGSFECLSLDLESNGERISMLQEELCRRFKKDKALEKLVETQAFAFHGKSEWTRFNIMVVSFLKYCRDVNPWSLLESYDLIFNFYTDLVNCLLNDSYPIDKLVPITKEMTDYVVPVACKLDNNYELLNTRRFQFLSYVSSVVSKLFNSTKPLRNLDDHEGFVEKPHFQQLPGKQKILLYLVNKLNNIYFRIHSPQLCSNIFKNFKPKCMIYRFGEYPVQERIEFHYLLGRYYLLNNNVLNAYRQLDRSFELLSHVASTLNLSLESMQPLRSNLQRILKYLVPAGLIIGKLPRFWVVGEVDQQLAHQYAAVARAVRAGNLKGVNEWLQEHESALRRSHLLLTLLEKLPVLAYRYLVRAVVQGYTMELSSSRVPYAVVRRAVELSTGPGPGAEARLTIYNAVHSAANVEAMLVDLINLNLFRGNCFPMLETCVVRKTTDVSQVFPSVPEKVVAMFPLNGDDAWLDE, from the coding sequence ATGCAATACAGTTTGGCGATTTTTTTCCAGGAGCTGTCTGATGGTTCATTTGAATGCCTGTCGTTGGATCTGGAGTCCAATGGCGAGCGGATCTCTATGCTACAAGAGGAGTTGTGCCGGAGGTTCAAGAAAGACAAGGCTTTGGAGAAGCTTGTAGAGACGCAAGCCTTTGCGTTCCATGGGAAAAGTGAATGGACGAGGTTCAACATCATGGTTGTGTCCTTTCTGAAGTACTGTCGGGATGTGAATCCTTGGTCATTGCTTGAGAGCTACGACCTGATCTTCAATTTCTACACGGACCTCGTGAACTGCCTGCTGAACGACTCGTATCCTATCGACAAGCTGGTTCCGATCACTAAAGAGATGACCGATTACGTCGTGCCTGTTGCGTGCAAGCTGGACAACAACTATGAGCTTTTGAACACTCGCCGGTTCCAATTCCTATCGTACGTGTCGTCTGTGGTGTCGAAGCTGTTCAACAGCACCAAACCTCTGCGCAACCTCGATGACCACGAGGGCTTTGTCGAGAAGCCGCATTTCCAGCAGTTGCCAGGCAAGCAGAAGATCCTGCTGTATTTGGTGAACAAGCTGAACAACATCTACTTCCGGATCCACTCTCCACAGTTGTGCTCGAACATATTCAAGAACTTCAAGCCCAAGTGCATGATCTATAGGTTCGGCGAGTACCCTGTGCAGGAACGGATCGAGTTCCACTACCTGCTGGGCAGGTACTATCTGCTGAACAACAACGTGCTGAATGCGTACCGACAACTGGACAGGTCGTTTGAGCTGCTGTCGCACGTTGCGTCGACGCTGAACCTGTCGCTGGAGTCGATGCAGCCCCTGCGAAGCAACCTGCAGCGCATCTTGAAGTACCTTGTGCCTGCCGGGCTCATCATCGGCAAGCTGCCGCGGTTCTGGGTGGTCGGCGAGGTTGACCAGCAACTGGCACACCAGTACGCAGCTGTTGCCAGAGCTGTGAGGGCCGGCAACCTCAAGGGTGTCAACGAGTGGCTGCAAGAGCACGAGTCCGCCTTGCGCCGGTCGCACCTGCTGCTGACGCTGCTGGAGAAGCTGCCGGTGCTCGCATACCGCTACCTGGTGCGTGCAGTGGTGCAGGGGTACACGATGGAGCTGTCGTCCTCGAGGGTGCCGTATGCCGTGGTGCGAAGGGCCGTTGAGCTGTCCACGGGTCCCGGGCCAGGCGCAGAGGCCCGTCTGACGATATACAACGCCGTGCACTCGGCTGCGAACGTGGAGGCGATGCTGGTGGACCTGATCAACCTGAACCTGTTTCGGGGCAACTGCTTCCCGATGCTGGAGACGTGTGTGGTCCGCAAGACAACGGACGTGTCGCAGGTGTTTCCGTCTGTGCCGGAGAAGGTGGTTGCGATGTTCCCGCTGAACGGCGACGACGCCTGGCTGGACGAGTAG
- the MRPL25 gene encoding mitochondrial 54S ribosomal protein mL59 (similar to Saccharomyces cerevisiae MRPL25 (YGR076C); ancestral locus Anc_3.137) has protein sequence MSVNSNVKLFELLPKQLKNFFKKYPPSVKYADRPVSTHSLEANPFYANKHPVTGRYHDPKFSLRRMSVLYKTAYLYGVHTFLPPMKKKFFEDKYENKKFMRGVLNPKGHKHELLREGKLAKMEEAIKNADNYIIEAKGSKYAKKLEKRRAEKQKSWF, from the coding sequence ATGTCAGTGAATAGCAACGTGAAATTGTTTGAGCTACTGCCAAAgcaattgaagaattttttcAAGAAGTATCCACCATCTGTGAAGTATGCAGACCGTCCAGTATCTACGCATTCGTTAGAAGCCAATCCATTTTATGCCAACAAACATCCTGTGACTGGTCGTTATCATGATCCAAAGTTTTCGTTAAGACGTATGAGTGTCCTATACAAGACAGCTTACCTGTACGGTGTACACACCTTCTTGCCCccaatgaagaagaagttcTTTGAGGATAAGTACGAGAATAAGAAGTTTATGAGAGGTGTCTTGAACCCAAAGGGTCATAAACATGAATTGCTGCGTGAGGGAAAGCTAGCTAAGATGGAAGAAGCCATTAAGAATGCTGACAATTATATAATCGAAGCAAAAGGTAGCAAGTATGCAAAGAAGCTCGAGAAGAGGAGAGCAGAAAAGCAGAAGTCGTGGTTCTAG
- the PEX8 gene encoding Pex8p (similar to Saccharomyces cerevisiae PEX8 (YGR077C); ancestral locus Anc_3.136), with protein MGDIAYLVSALKSSTSAGHLSDSDPEFRSKLINNIVYHVPRVQCVQDLYCLANAILNSRIWGNGDAALKLYDMSRSFMHWKLQMSEPTISISTFYETWDTCIKRCPSWNINKLGILSGILSTKNEFLQLNQNYFIDDRGIVSNYYKHWRKTYFIYGWNASLVRYYSDPEGEMKLILLYVPINVSNDNIPWPVVMRSLMNLMTMYTRQEKHVLFNENDFLNRNINNVAKTLQLATLHCEDGLLAKILNTFCGNLYDLSVNEQNRNTNREVFKDVYYTNILITAVMFFKSILDAKQDNIPNGWRHQIIICLFYTHFIAREFTTEGFRSYEFVYNVAITGLTDASCQEPQLYLDLVGMMTSSIWNVSGNTVQDAKLLFLLEFIEYTIPQYPNMTDTLMLDVMKQLIYRNIHNRDTELKEATNTMAMAAISNGSPQVLQWKQSFIPKYLRLTSQEYLQEGLSIRQFLIINKRIAETIESMDIHGIIQSKVSSDTLNYLLTTSSDKSLSPEQRCTMAQCLIIHAIHASKTEQLHWLTKCYSLVTVQTRGTLLPVLWETVLHLNSDAALHWWYQTVVTSSKF; from the coding sequence ATGGGCGACATTGCTTATCTAGTGAGTGCCCTTAAATCAAGTACATCTGCTGGTCATTTGTCTGATTCAGATCCTGAGTTCAGATCGAAACTAATAAACAACATTGTGTACCATGTGCCTAGAGTTCAATGTGTGCAAGATTTATACTGTTTGGCGAATGCTATATTGAATTCAAGAATTTGGGGAAATGGAGATGCTGCATTGAAGTTATATGATATGTCAAGGAGTTTCATGCATTGGAAATTGCAAATGTCTGAACCTACCATATCTATCTCGACGTTTTATGAGACGTGGGATACTTGTATTAAGAGATGTCCCAGTTggaatatcaataaattagGTATTCTGTCTGGTATTCTAAGCACGAAGAATGAGTTCTTGCAATTGAACCAGAACTACTTTATTGACGATAGAGGAATTGTCTCTAATTACTACAAACATTGGAGAAAGacttattttatttacgGTTGGAATGCCAGCCTGGTAAGATACTACTCTGATCCAGAAGGggaaatgaaattaatattgCTTTATGTTCCAATTAATgtttcaaatgataatattccTTGGCCTGTGGTGATGAGATCattgatgaatttaatGACAATGTACACCCGCCAAGAGAAACATGTTCTTTTCAATGAGAATGATTTCCTTAATCGTAACATCAACAATGTGGCCAAGACGTTACAGTTAGCTACTTTGCATTGTGAAGATGGGCTATTGGctaaaattttgaatacCTTTTGTGGGAATCTGTATGATCTATCTGTTAATGAACAGAATAGAAACACAAATAGAGAAGTGTTTAAGGATGTGTACTacacaaatatattaataacgGCTGTGATGTTCTTTAAATCCATTCTCGATGCAAAACAAGACAATATTCCAAACGGCTGGCGCCATCAGATAATCAtctgtttattttatactCATTTCATTGCTCGTGAGTTCACGACTGAAGGTTTCAGATCCTACGAATTTGTTTATAATGTCGCCATTACTGGCCTGACTGATGCTAGTTGCCAAGAACCACAACTTTATCTAGACCTCGTAGGAATGATGACTTCAAGCATCTGGAACGTATCCGGCAATACTGTGCAGGATGCCAAACTATTGTTTTTACTTGAGTTCATCGAATATACGATCCCTCAATATCCAAACATGACTGACACCTTGATGTTAGATGTAATGAAACAACTGATATACAGAAACATACACAATAGAGACACTGAACTGAAGGAGGCAACAAACACAATGGCAATGGCTGCTATAAGCAACGGTTCTCCACAGGTACTACAATGGAAACAGAGCTTCATCCCCAAATATCTGAGACTCACCTCACAGGAGTATTTGCAAGAAGGACTATCGATCAGACAGTTCTtaataatcaataaaagaattgCAGAAACAATAGAAAGCATGGATATACATGGCATAATTCAATCGAAGGTATCAAGTGATACATTAAACTATCTATTAACGACATCGTCGGACAAGAGCTTGAGCCCAGAACAGCGTTGTACAATGGCCCAATGTCTAATCATACATGCAATACACGCTTCTAAAACAGAGCAACTTCACTGGCTAACCAAATGCTATTCCTTGGTCACTGTACAAACCAGAGGTACCCTTCTACCAGTACTATGGGAAACAGTCCTTCATTTGAATTCGGACGCAGCCCTCCACTGGTGGTACCAAACAGTAGTAACCTCAAGCAAATTCTGA
- the UPF3 gene encoding Upf3p (similar to Saccharomyces cerevisiae UPF3 (YGR072W); ancestral locus Anc_3.140): MAETTAKMELPTGEAAGKNQGDWNAKGKHKKGRRPENNASNATQGKSRSQRSRHRRKAKDKEVSGFKLVLQSLPPALTETEFWDAVKSVVNDTNEYQINLNSFYFVQGKLSDKPFHDPVYSRSYIMFKDMENLRKFALKIQDVTFTDANNDSSVASIKISPYNRSYNSALEKKKPAANKKVLEGTIKDDPLFKAFVQSMKIMAESDQYMYSEINLFKPLKKELDKQKQVNEAILKQTEKALVELAGAVESEKKSKKKKKKKKKSEKKKEEETASKDSSSVAKTKSKPKGKPKLKSKSKLESKSKTNAKSKKVKEHDSLKKEKNNNVVILEAAGKKELQRRKRTLAKKENDLKNVQKNSFTKLPSLMPNTPNPTPSSNPKMKILKRPNTE; encoded by the coding sequence ATGGCAGAAACAACCGCTAAAATGGAACTGCCCACTGGTGAAGCAGCTGGCAAGAACCAAGGTGATTGGAACGCCAAGGGTAAGCATAAGAAGGGCAGGAGGCCCGAGAACAATGCTAGCAATGCCACCCAGGGGAAGAGCAGATCTCAGAGAAGCAGACATAGACGTAAGGCTAAGGATAAAGAAGTTTCTGGTTTTAAATTGGTCTTGCAAAGTTTGCCACCTGCATTGACAGAAACTGAATTTTGGGATGCTGTCAAGAGTGTTGTCAATGATACAAATGAGTACCAGATcaatttgaattcattcTATTTTGTGCAAGGGAAGCTGTCAGATAAGCCGTTCCATGACCCAGTTTATTCGAGGTCTTACATAATGTTCAAAGACATGGAGAATCTGAGGAAGTTTGCGTTGAAAATTCAGGATGTAACGTTCACTGATGCAAATAACGACTCTAGTGTGGCctcaataaaaatttcaccTTATAATAGAAGTTACAACAGTGCTTtagagaagaagaaaccTGCTGCGAACAAGAAAGTATTGGAGGGCACAATTAAAGATGACCCACTGTTTAAAGCCTTTGTGCAATCGATGAAGATAATGGCAGAGAGTGATCAGTATATGTATTCTGAGATCAACCTGTTCAAaccattgaaaaaagaattggATAAACAGAAGCAAGTTAATGAAGCAATCTTGAAACAAACTGAAAAGGCTCTAGTCGAACTAGCAGGTGCAGTGGAATCAGAAAAGAAGagcaagaagaaaaagaagaagaagaagaagagtgaaaagaagaaagaagaagaaactgCAAGCAAAGATTCCTCGTCTGTGGCTAAAACTAAATCGAAACCTAAAGGAAAACCTAAATTGAAATCCAAGTCGAAATTGGAATCGAAAAGCAAAACGAATGCAAAATCCAAGAAAGTTAAAGAGCATGATTCtttgaagaaagagaagaacAACAACGTCGTTATATTGGAAGCTGCAGGTAAGAAAGAGTTACAAAGGAGAAAAAGAACATTAGCAAAGAAGGAAAATGATTTGAAGAACgttcaaaaaaatagttTCACAAAACTTCCATCACTGATGCCTAATACTCCAAACCCTACACCGTCTTCGAATCCCAAAATGAAGATACTTAAGAGACCAAATACAGAATGA